The following are encoded in a window of Halosimplex halophilum genomic DNA:
- the radA gene encoding DNA repair and recombination protein RadA codes for MATEDLEELPGVGPATAEKLRENGFDGYQGIAVASPGELSNTADIGESSAADIINAAREAADIGGFETGAAVLERREQIGKLTWGVDEVDDLLGGGIETQSISEVYGEFGAGKSQVTHQLSVNVQLPREHGGLEGSAMFIDSEDTFRPERIDQMVKGHDDEVLEDAMVLHDIVEEEEDADATDEALLDELVEAMLDNIHVAKAFNSNHQILLAEQAQELASETQDDEFPIRLLCVDSLTAHFRAEYVGRGELAERQQKLNKHLHDLMRVGDLHNTAVVVTNQVASNPDSFFGDPTQPIGGNILGHTSTFRIYLRKSKGDKRIVKLVDAPNLPDGEAVMRVEEDGLMNE; via the coding sequence ATGGCGACAGAAGACCTCGAAGAACTGCCGGGCGTGGGTCCGGCGACGGCCGAGAAGCTGCGGGAGAACGGGTTCGACGGCTACCAGGGCATCGCGGTCGCCTCGCCGGGCGAGCTGTCGAACACGGCGGACATCGGCGAGTCCAGCGCGGCGGACATCATCAACGCCGCGCGGGAGGCCGCCGACATCGGCGGCTTCGAGACGGGCGCGGCCGTCCTGGAACGGCGCGAGCAGATCGGCAAGCTCACCTGGGGCGTCGACGAGGTCGACGACCTGCTGGGCGGCGGCATCGAGACCCAGTCGATCTCCGAGGTGTACGGCGAGTTCGGCGCCGGCAAGTCCCAGGTCACCCACCAGCTGTCCGTCAACGTCCAGCTTCCCCGCGAGCACGGCGGCCTGGAGGGGTCGGCGATGTTCATCGACAGCGAGGACACGTTCCGCCCCGAGCGCATCGACCAGATGGTCAAGGGCCACGACGACGAGGTCCTCGAAGACGCGATGGTCCTGCACGACATCGTCGAGGAGGAGGAAGACGCCGACGCGACCGACGAGGCGCTGCTGGACGAGCTCGTCGAGGCGATGCTCGACAACATCCACGTCGCGAAGGCGTTCAACTCCAACCACCAGATCCTGCTGGCCGAGCAGGCCCAGGAGCTGGCCAGCGAGACCCAGGACGACGAGTTCCCCATCCGGCTGCTCTGCGTCGACTCGCTGACCGCCCACTTCCGCGCCGAGTACGTCGGCCGCGGCGAGCTCGCCGAGCGCCAGCAGAAGCTCAACAAGCACCTCCACGACCTGATGCGCGTCGGCGACCTCCACAACACCGCCGTCGTCGTCACCAACCAGGTCGCCTCCAACCCCGACTCCTTCTTCGGGGACCCGACCCAGCCCATCGGCGGGAACATCCTCGGTCACACCTCCACGTTCCGCATCTACCTCCGCAAGTCCAAGGGCGACAAGCGCATCGTCAAGCTCGTCGACGCCCCGAACCTCCCCGACGGCGAGGCCGTCATGCGCGTCGAGGAGGACGGCCTGATGAACGAGTGA
- the truA gene encoding tRNA pseudouridine(38-40) synthase TruA has product MRAYRVAYDGRPFHGFQRQPDVPTVEDALFDALRDLGVLDDGTDKPEGYAAAGRTDAGVSARAQTVAFAAPGWLSPRALNSELPASIRAWAGADVDPDFHATHDAESRTYRYHLYAPRDGDEGAIDESRIRDAFDRLAGEHDFHNLTPDETGTVRNLSATVERDGDFLVARLGAGGFARQLVRRVVGLAVEIGRGESEFSKVDRVLGEAVVDGPEGVAPAPPYPLVLWDVTYPGVEFSVDGDAAESAREVFDDRCAEFSVRGRVAGAIRDSLE; this is encoded by the coding sequence CTGCGCGCCTACCGCGTCGCCTACGACGGCCGGCCGTTCCACGGGTTCCAGCGCCAGCCCGACGTGCCAACCGTCGAGGACGCCCTGTTCGACGCCCTCCGGGACCTGGGCGTGCTGGACGACGGGACGGACAAGCCCGAGGGGTACGCCGCGGCGGGGCGGACCGACGCGGGAGTCTCGGCGCGCGCGCAGACGGTGGCGTTCGCGGCGCCGGGGTGGCTCTCGCCGCGGGCGCTCAACAGCGAACTCCCGGCCTCGATCCGGGCGTGGGCCGGCGCCGACGTGGATCCGGACTTTCACGCCACGCACGACGCCGAGTCGCGCACCTATCGCTATCACCTGTACGCGCCTCGCGACGGTGACGAGGGGGCGATCGACGAGAGTCGGATTCGGGATGCGTTCGACCGGCTCGCCGGCGAACACGACTTCCACAACCTCACGCCGGACGAGACCGGGACGGTCCGGAACCTGTCGGCGACGGTCGAACGCGACGGCGATTTTCTCGTCGCGCGTCTCGGAGCAGGTGGGTTCGCCCGACAGCTGGTTAGGCGGGTCGTCGGGCTCGCCGTCGAGATCGGACGCGGCGAGTCCGAGTTCTCGAAGGTCGACCGCGTGCTCGGCGAAGCGGTCGTGGACGGGCCGGAGGGCGTCGCCCCGGCGCCGCCGTACCCGCTCGTCCTCTGGGACGTGACCTACCCGGGCGTCGAGTTCTCGGTGGACGGGGACGCGGCCGAGAGTGCCCGCGAGGTGTTCGACGACCGGTGCGCGGAGTTCTCGGTCCGGGGACGCGTCGCCGGTGCGATCCGCGATTCGCTCGAATGA
- the htpX gene encoding zinc metalloprotease HtpX — MEWKTDWGLRGRMFFTMFLLAALYIAFLGVLLWTNQSFVLIVGFMSVFLIAQFFFSDKLALRSMGAREVSEEEYPELHRMVGRLSQQADLPKPTVAVADTRTPNAFATGRSQKSATVAVTTGLLETLDQEELEGVMAHELAHVKNRDVAVMTIASFLATIAMFILRWGFLFGGGGRNRQGGGGGIIVAVVASLVVWIVSFLLIRALSRYREYAADRGGAAITGKPAALASALMTIDSRMDRVPKEDLREQSEMNAFFIVPIDSGVIANLFRTHPTTERRVERLQDLAGEMETA, encoded by the coding sequence ATGGAGTGGAAAACCGACTGGGGACTCCGCGGGCGGATGTTCTTCACGATGTTCCTGCTCGCGGCGCTGTACATCGCCTTCCTCGGCGTGTTGCTGTGGACCAACCAGTCGTTCGTACTCATCGTCGGCTTCATGAGCGTCTTCCTGATCGCGCAGTTTTTCTTCAGCGACAAGCTGGCGCTGCGGAGCATGGGCGCCCGCGAGGTCTCCGAGGAGGAGTACCCCGAGCTACACCGGATGGTCGGCCGGCTCTCCCAGCAGGCCGACCTGCCGAAGCCCACCGTGGCCGTCGCGGACACCCGCACGCCCAACGCCTTCGCGACGGGGCGCTCGCAGAAGTCGGCGACCGTCGCGGTGACCACGGGGCTCCTAGAGACGCTCGACCAGGAGGAACTGGAGGGCGTGATGGCCCACGAGCTCGCGCACGTCAAGAACCGCGACGTGGCGGTGATGACCATCGCGTCGTTCCTGGCGACCATCGCGATGTTCATCCTCCGGTGGGGGTTCCTGTTCGGCGGCGGGGGTCGCAACCGCCAGGGCGGGGGCGGCGGGATCATCGTCGCCGTCGTCGCCTCGCTGGTGGTCTGGATCGTCTCGTTCCTGCTCATCCGCGCGCTCTCGCGGTACCGCGAGTACGCCGCCGACCGCGGCGGCGCCGCCATCACCGGCAAGCCCGCGGCGCTGGCCTCCGCGCTGATGACCATCGACAGCCGTATGGACCGCGTGCCGAAGGAGGACCTGCGCGAGCAGTCCGAGATGAACGCCTTCTTCATCGTCCCCATCGACTCGGGCGTCATCGCGAACCTCTTCCGGACCCACCCGACCACCGAGCGCCGCGTCGAGCGCCTGCAGGACCTCGCCGGCGAGATGGAGACCGCCTGA
- a CDS encoding glutaredoxin family protein has translation MAFTLYQLDGCPYCEKVADRMDELGLDYETVWVEALHSERNEVKEVSGQRGVPVLVDDDRGVTMAESEKIVEYLDASYA, from the coding sequence ATGGCGTTCACGCTCTACCAGCTCGACGGGTGTCCGTACTGCGAGAAGGTCGCCGACCGGATGGACGAACTGGGTCTGGACTACGAGACGGTGTGGGTCGAGGCGCTCCACTCCGAGCGCAACGAGGTCAAGGAGGTCTCCGGCCAGCGGGGCGTCCCCGTCCTCGTCGACGACGACCGGGGCGTCACGATGGCCGAGTCCGAGAAGATCGTCGAGTACCTCGACGCCAGCTACGCCTAG
- the hisS gene encoding histidine--tRNA ligase, translating to MYEGLKGFTDFYPDEMAPLREVIDTIEDTARAYGFRETSTPALEPAEMWTDKSGEDIVDELYDFEDKGGRHVTLTPELTPTVARMVVAKQQALSKPIKWFSTRPFWRYEQVQQGRFRELYQTNADIFGSSEPEADAEVLAFAADSLTNLGLDGSEFEFRVSHRDILGELLRSFDADVDTTEAIRAVDKRAKVEREEYLGLLSDAGLSYDQAREFDDLLVAGDDDLSALTDFSDSDDLAAAVENLENVLAAAEDFGVREYCDVSLTTARGLDYYTGVVFECFDASGEVSRSIFGGGRYDHLIEEFGGQPTPAVGVGIGVMNSTLPLLLQTHDAWPGEGISTDYYVLQVGDVRPVASRIARELRERGHVVETDVSDRSFGAQMNYADSIDAETVVIVGERDLENDEVTVKDMESGDQTNVPVDEFPGDSERPTYDEFA from the coding sequence ATGTACGAGGGACTGAAGGGGTTCACCGATTTCTACCCCGACGAGATGGCCCCGCTCCGGGAGGTCATCGACACGATCGAAGACACCGCCCGGGCCTACGGCTTCCGGGAGACGTCGACGCCGGCTCTGGAGCCGGCGGAGATGTGGACCGACAAGAGCGGCGAGGACATCGTCGACGAACTGTACGACTTCGAGGACAAGGGCGGGCGCCACGTCACGCTCACCCCCGAACTGACGCCCACCGTCGCGCGGATGGTCGTCGCGAAACAGCAGGCGCTGTCGAAGCCGATCAAGTGGTTCTCGACGCGGCCGTTCTGGCGCTACGAGCAGGTCCAGCAGGGCCGCTTTCGCGAGCTCTACCAGACCAACGCCGACATCTTCGGCTCCTCGGAACCCGAAGCGGACGCCGAGGTGTTAGCCTTTGCCGCCGACTCGCTGACCAACCTCGGGCTCGACGGCTCGGAGTTCGAGTTCCGCGTCTCCCACCGCGACATCCTCGGGGAACTCCTGCGGTCGTTCGACGCCGACGTGGACACCACCGAGGCGATCCGCGCCGTCGACAAGCGCGCGAAGGTCGAGCGCGAGGAGTACCTGGGCCTGCTCTCCGACGCGGGGCTGTCCTACGACCAGGCCCGGGAGTTCGACGACCTGCTCGTCGCCGGCGACGACGACCTCTCCGCGCTCACCGATTTCTCCGACAGCGACGACCTCGCGGCCGCGGTCGAGAACCTGGAGAACGTGCTCGCGGCGGCCGAGGACTTCGGCGTCCGGGAGTACTGCGACGTGAGCCTGACGACCGCGCGCGGGCTGGACTACTACACCGGCGTCGTCTTCGAGTGTTTCGACGCCTCAGGCGAGGTCTCCCGCTCGATCTTCGGCGGCGGGCGCTACGACCACCTCATCGAGGAGTTCGGCGGCCAGCCCACGCCGGCGGTCGGCGTCGGCATCGGCGTGATGAACTCGACGCTGCCGCTGCTCCTCCAGACCCACGACGCCTGGCCGGGCGAGGGCATCTCGACGGACTACTACGTCCTGCAGGTCGGCGACGTGCGCCCGGTGGCCTCGCGTATCGCGCGCGAGTTGCGCGAGCGCGGCCACGTCGTCGAGACGGACGTGAGCGACCGGTCGTTCGGCGCGCAGATGAACTACGCCGACTCCATCGACGCCGAGACGGTCGTCATCGTCGGCGAGCGCGACCTGGAGAACGACGAGGTGACGGTCAAGGACATGGAGAGCGGCGACCAGACGAACGTGCCGGTCGACGAGTTCCCCGGCGACAGCGAGCGGCCGACCTACGACGAGTTCGCGTGA
- a CDS encoding aldo/keto reductase — MSELDLHRLGLGTWQNTDPEQCAESVKTALELGYRNIDTAQAYENEEYVGRGIAEADVPREEVFLATKVDTANLAHDDVLATAEESLERLGVDYLDLLYVHWPTEAYDPEGTLSAFQQLYDEGAIRHVGVSNFEPRHLDEARAVLDAPVFANQVEMHPYLQQAELREYAREHGHTVVAYSPLARTEVLDDPVLRDIAEKHDATVPQVTLAWFLSLDSVAAIPKATGAEHIRDNWGAYDVDLDDEDLDRIAELDRGHREIDFEGAPWDE; from the coding sequence ATGAGCGAACTCGACCTGCACCGGCTCGGACTGGGCACCTGGCAGAACACCGACCCCGAGCAGTGCGCCGAGAGCGTGAAGACCGCGCTGGAACTCGGGTACCGAAATATCGACACCGCACAGGCCTACGAGAACGAGGAGTACGTCGGTCGCGGGATCGCCGAGGCCGACGTACCGCGCGAGGAGGTCTTCCTGGCGACGAAGGTCGACACCGCAAACCTCGCGCACGACGACGTGCTCGCCACCGCCGAGGAGAGCCTGGAGCGGCTGGGCGTCGACTACCTCGACCTCCTGTACGTCCACTGGCCGACGGAGGCCTACGACCCCGAGGGGACGCTCTCGGCGTTCCAGCAACTGTACGACGAGGGGGCGATTCGCCACGTCGGCGTCTCGAACTTCGAACCGCGCCACCTCGACGAAGCGAGGGCGGTGCTCGACGCGCCGGTCTTCGCGAACCAGGTGGAGATGCACCCGTACCTCCAGCAGGCGGAACTGCGGGAGTACGCGCGCGAGCACGGCCACACCGTCGTCGCCTACTCGCCGCTGGCGCGGACGGAGGTGCTGGACGATCCCGTGCTCCGGGACATCGCGGAGAAACACGACGCGACCGTCCCGCAGGTGACGCTGGCGTGGTTCCTGTCGCTGGACAGCGTCGCGGCGATCCCGAAGGCCACCGGCGCCGAGCACATCCGCGACAACTGGGGCGCCTACGACGTGGATCTGGACGACGAGGACCTGGACCGGATCGCCGAGCTGGATCGGGGCCACCGGGAGATCGACTTCGAGGGCGCGCCCTGGGACGAGTAG
- a CDS encoding DNA-binding protein: MSGEPNDEELEKLRQEKMEQLQEQGGQGQGQGVDEEAMEAQREQREAQKKAMLRKHLTDEARKRLNTVQMSKPEFGEQVEQQVLALAQSGRIQGKIDDDKMKQLLEKLQPDKKSFDIQRR, translated from the coding sequence ATGAGCGGCGAACCGAACGACGAGGAGCTCGAGAAGCTCCGCCAGGAGAAGATGGAGCAGCTACAGGAACAGGGCGGTCAGGGCCAGGGCCAGGGCGTCGACGAGGAGGCCATGGAGGCCCAGCGCGAGCAGCGCGAGGCCCAGAAGAAGGCCATGCTGCGCAAGCACCTCACCGACGAGGCGCGCAAGCGGCTCAACACCGTCCAGATGTCCAAGCCCGAGTTCGGCGAGCAGGTCGAACAGCAGGTGCTCGCGCTGGCCCAGAGCGGCCGCATCCAGGGGAAGATCGACGACGACAAGATGAAACAGCTCCTCGAGAAGCTCCAGCCCGACAAGAAGAGCTTCGACATCCAGCGCCGGTAG
- a CDS encoding DUF7411 family protein, producing MPTVAALFSAGKDSTLAALVLEPFYDVTLCSCTFALDAGPSVAGTAREAGERAGFPVATVELDASVAREAVDRMVADGYPREGIQLVHEHALETVAGRDEVDGRPFDAVADGTRRDDRAPAIERPFAQSLEDRHGVDYLRPLAGYGRGAIDELTGRLLEVETGPSERLPTGDYETELRALMAAEHGEGTVADVFPEHVQSRVRGRSR from the coding sequence ATGCCGACGGTCGCCGCGCTCTTTTCCGCCGGCAAGGACTCGACGCTCGCCGCCCTCGTTCTGGAACCGTTCTACGACGTGACCCTCTGTAGCTGCACGTTCGCCCTCGACGCGGGCCCGTCGGTCGCCGGGACCGCTCGCGAGGCCGGCGAGCGAGCGGGGTTCCCGGTGGCGACCGTCGAGCTGGACGCGTCGGTCGCCCGCGAGGCCGTCGACCGGATGGTCGCCGACGGCTACCCCCGCGAGGGGATCCAGCTGGTCCACGAGCACGCGCTGGAGACGGTCGCGGGCCGCGACGAGGTCGACGGCCGCCCATTCGACGCCGTGGCCGACGGCACCCGCCGCGACGACCGCGCGCCCGCAATCGAGCGGCCGTTCGCACAGAGCCTGGAGGACCGCCACGGCGTCGACTACCTGCGCCCGCTCGCCGGCTACGGCCGCGGGGCCATCGACGAGCTGACCGGGCGGCTGCTGGAGGTGGAGACCGGCCCGAGCGAGCGGCTTCCGACCGGCGACTACGAGACCGAACTGCGGGCACTGATGGCCGCCGAGCACGGCGAGGGGACCGTCGCCGACGTGTTCCCCGAGCACGTTCAGTCGCGGGTGCGTGGGCGGAGCCGTTGA
- a CDS encoding SHOCT domain-containing protein: protein MGDDEDGIDWQRVGRVATEPDGSLHWGRVRSAVRGRGSRDDADLTALVVLALLWTLVGPVLPAVFPTVVGLAPWQMGGLGAVVLLGLVATVADRLDAYEVTDDDVVIEELRARYAAGALSLDEFERRVERVVEDGPGAVDPSIGDGNPDDGERDPVAILRERYARGEIDDEEYRSRLDVLGEDVPDRVSETS from the coding sequence ATGGGCGACGACGAGGACGGGATCGACTGGCAGCGCGTCGGTCGCGTCGCCACGGAGCCGGACGGGTCACTCCACTGGGGTCGCGTCCGGAGCGCCGTCCGCGGTCGCGGCTCGCGCGATGACGCGGACCTGACGGCGCTGGTGGTGCTCGCGCTACTCTGGACGCTGGTCGGGCCGGTTCTCCCGGCCGTCTTCCCTACCGTCGTCGGGCTGGCGCCCTGGCAGATGGGCGGTCTCGGCGCCGTCGTTCTGCTCGGGCTGGTCGCCACGGTCGCCGACCGCCTCGACGCCTACGAGGTGACGGACGACGACGTGGTGATCGAGGAGTTGCGCGCCCGCTACGCCGCCGGCGCGCTCTCGCTCGACGAGTTCGAGCGCCGCGTCGAGCGCGTCGTCGAGGACGGTCCCGGGGCCGTCGACCCGAGCATCGGCGACGGGAACCCGGACGACGGTGAGCGCGACCCGGTGGCGATCCTCCGGGAGCGATACGCTCGCGGGGAGATCGACGACGAGGAGTACCGCAGCCGGCTGGACGTACTCGGCGAAGACGTACCCGACCGCGTCTCCGAAACTTCCTGA
- a CDS encoding DUF7509 family protein: protein MSAEITRESIAEQLGGVKYDQFLFYLMGPYKSFNLNYVLSEEEREGIDIEDLPGPIRRLFRNRDDIDAAQRLLRRVQGKLRTDPGVNAFLALDIGVDTDDVDAATQSIEFTRCSNATAFVLPFLGHNFGVGEEAGSVLEALSETHGDRLVFVREEDVTSAMIRSATVRWDLQVETYETEAELVAKLRRFAGRIMQRERRGDLDRLD from the coding sequence ATGTCCGCGGAGATAACGCGTGAATCGATCGCCGAGCAGCTGGGGGGCGTGAAATACGACCAATTTCTGTTCTACCTGATGGGGCCGTACAAGTCGTTTAACCTCAACTACGTGCTTAGCGAGGAGGAACGCGAGGGGATCGATATCGAAGATCTCCCGGGGCCGATACGGCGGCTGTTCCGAAACAGAGACGACATCGACGCAGCACAGCGGCTCTTGCGACGGGTACAGGGAAAACTCCGGACGGACCCGGGAGTGAACGCGTTTCTGGCGCTCGATATCGGGGTCGATACCGACGACGTGGACGCGGCGACCCAGAGTATCGAGTTCACGCGATGTAGTAACGCGACGGCATTCGTACTCCCGTTTCTCGGACATAACTTCGGTGTCGGTGAGGAGGCCGGGAGCGTGCTCGAAGCGCTTTCGGAAACGCACGGGGATCGGCTGGTGTTCGTTCGCGAAGAAGACGTGACGAGCGCCATGATCCGGTCGGCTACGGTACGCTGGGACCTACAGGTGGAGACCTACGAGACGGAGGCGGAACTCGTCGCGAAGCTGCGGCGGTTCGCCGGGAGGATCATGCAGCGTGAACGCCGCGGTGACCTCGATCGGCTCGACTGA
- a CDS encoding M48 family metalloprotease — MEWQTDSRLTRRMALALGLALLGYAALLGPVVWLLPPAGALVVCGVLLAVLGGLVFEADRLAYIATKAVAIEREDHPELFDAVERLSRQADVPRPPVAVIPSDEPNAMSAGTGNRTVVCVTLGLLKELDDEQLEAVLAHELAHVKNGDSSVLTVAGFPATVALAMLSTALEGMNGWAIVLGYFGAAVFLALLSLPLLVVSLPGTLVLSRYREYAADRGAVAITGKPVALAEALAELHGLPEPPDEDMRSMAGFNAFCIVPSPSLGLPGTHPPTHKRIRKLRELAAEMEGTA; from the coding sequence ATGGAGTGGCAGACCGACAGCCGCCTGACCCGCCGGATGGCCCTCGCCCTGGGGCTGGCCCTCCTCGGCTACGCCGCGCTGCTCGGGCCGGTGGTCTGGCTCCTCCCGCCCGCCGGCGCGCTGGTCGTCTGCGGCGTCCTCCTGGCGGTCCTCGGGGGGCTCGTGTTCGAGGCCGACCGGCTGGCCTACATCGCGACGAAGGCCGTCGCCATCGAACGGGAGGACCACCCCGAACTGTTCGACGCCGTCGAGCGACTCTCCAGGCAGGCCGACGTGCCGCGCCCGCCCGTCGCCGTGATCCCCAGCGACGAGCCGAACGCGATGTCCGCCGGCACGGGCAATCGCACCGTCGTCTGCGTGACGCTCGGGCTGCTGAAGGAGCTCGACGACGAGCAACTGGAGGCCGTCCTCGCGCACGAACTCGCCCACGTCAAGAACGGCGACTCCTCGGTGCTGACCGTGGCGGGGTTCCCGGCGACGGTCGCGCTGGCGATGCTCTCGACGGCCCTGGAGGGGATGAACGGCTGGGCCATCGTGCTGGGCTACTTCGGCGCTGCGGTGTTCCTGGCGCTTTTGAGCCTCCCGCTGCTGGTCGTGAGCCTGCCGGGGACGCTCGTCCTCTCGCGGTACCGCGAGTACGCCGCCGACCGCGGCGCCGTGGCGATCACGGGCAAGCCGGTCGCGCTGGCGGAGGCGCTCGCCGAGTTGCACGGCCTGCCGGAGCCGCCCGACGAGGACATGCGCTCGATGGCCGGGTTCAACGCCTTCTGCATCGTCCCGTCGCCCTCGCTCGGGCTGCCCGGGACGCACCCGCCGACGCACAAGCGGATCCGGAAACTGCGGGAGCTGGCGGCCGAGATGGAAGGGACGGCGTAG
- a CDS encoding PAS domain-containing sensor histidine kinase codes for MTPECDDREPAASGERPLTAAAFDALPAQVAVVDSEGVIRATNRAWREFGAANDLGGGVDMVGEDYLAVCDGSDDETATEAAAGIRSVIAGERSSFSLEYPCHSPDERRWFLMRAIELSEYDAPHALVMHVDITDRKEAELRVEANNETLSTVANVLSHDLRNPLNVAMARADLLAETPGDADAVAEHAESISGSLERMNDIVDDALVLARGSDAADTEHVDLGTVARAAWTNVETGSATLDVLDEVALVADASLLAQLFENLFRNAVEHAGDGRISVGVTFDGFFVADDGPGVAPGDREQVFDAGYSTNEADGNTGMGLAIVRKVADAHGWSVRLTDARTPTDGTPRGARFEFAGVELDR; via the coding sequence GTGACTCCCGAGTGCGACGACCGAGAGCCGGCGGCGAGCGGGGAGCGGCCGCTCACCGCAGCGGCGTTCGACGCGCTCCCGGCGCAGGTCGCCGTCGTGGACTCGGAGGGGGTGATCCGGGCGACCAACCGCGCCTGGCGGGAGTTCGGCGCGGCGAACGACCTCGGCGGCGGGGTCGACATGGTCGGCGAGGACTACCTCGCGGTCTGCGACGGGTCCGACGACGAGACGGCGACCGAGGCCGCCGCCGGCATCCGGTCCGTCATCGCGGGCGAGCGCTCGTCGTTCTCGCTGGAGTACCCGTGTCACTCGCCCGACGAACGGCGCTGGTTTCTGATGCGGGCGATCGAACTGTCGGAGTACGACGCCCCTCACGCGCTGGTCATGCACGTCGACATCACCGACCGCAAGGAGGCCGAGCTCCGCGTCGAGGCCAACAACGAGACGCTGTCGACGGTCGCGAACGTCCTCAGCCACGACCTGCGCAACCCGCTGAACGTCGCGATGGCCCGCGCGGACCTCCTCGCGGAGACGCCCGGCGACGCGGACGCCGTCGCCGAACACGCGGAGTCGATCAGCGGGTCGCTCGAACGGATGAACGACATCGTCGACGACGCGCTCGTCCTCGCTCGCGGGTCCGACGCCGCCGATACCGAACACGTCGACCTCGGGACGGTGGCTCGGGCGGCGTGGACGAACGTCGAGACCGGGTCGGCGACGCTCGACGTGCTCGACGAGGTCGCGCTGGTCGCCGACGCCAGCCTCCTCGCCCAGCTGTTCGAGAACCTCTTCCGCAACGCGGTCGAACACGCGGGCGACGGCCGGATCAGCGTCGGCGTCACGTTCGACGGCTTCTTCGTGGCCGACGACGGGCCGGGCGTCGCGCCGGGCGACCGCGAGCAGGTGTTCGACGCCGGCTACTCCACGAACGAGGCCGACGGCAACACCGGGATGGGGCTGGCGATCGTCCGGAAGGTCGCCGACGCCCACGGCTGGAGCGTCCGACTGACGGACGCGCGGACGCCGACCGACGGCACCCCGCGGGGCGCTCGCTTCGAGTTCGCGGGGGTCGAGCTCGACCGGTAG
- the pspAB gene encoding PspA-associated protein PspAB, protein MGLLDGLKSALGMKAEADATRDADPEDLFGMSTAYMTMEADLGFEPAGAAALCFAEVDSTDFEDAVENVEAILEAGEVETGTEARFTTDDHGYEWVVLADDDPEDLVTSIHFAADEFIERGYGSRLLAAVFAFEKGDRVAYWVYSFRRGKYYPFAPEGDHDRHNQTEIKLQSVLDGELTVEPDKEYWYPLWPDRPGNHPWE, encoded by the coding sequence ATGGGACTGCTGGACGGCCTGAAGTCCGCGCTGGGGATGAAGGCGGAGGCCGACGCGACCCGGGACGCCGACCCGGAGGATCTCTTCGGGATGAGCACGGCCTACATGACGATGGAGGCCGATCTGGGGTTCGAGCCGGCGGGGGCGGCCGCCCTCTGTTTCGCCGAGGTCGACAGCACGGACTTCGAGGACGCCGTCGAGAACGTCGAGGCCATCCTCGAAGCCGGCGAGGTCGAGACCGGCACCGAAGCCAGGTTCACCACCGACGACCACGGCTACGAGTGGGTCGTCCTGGCGGACGACGACCCCGAGGACCTGGTGACGAGCATCCACTTCGCCGCCGACGAGTTCATCGAACGGGGCTACGGCTCGCGGCTGCTCGCCGCCGTCTTCGCCTTCGAGAAGGGCGACCGGGTGGCCTACTGGGTCTACTCGTTCCGCCGGGGGAAGTACTACCCCTTCGCGCCGGAGGGCGACCACGACCGGCACAACCAGACGGAGATCAAGCTCCAGAGCGTCCTCGACGGCGAGCTGACCGTCGAACCGGACAAGGAGTACTGGTACCCGCTCTGGCCCGACCGACCCGGGAACCACCCCTGGGAGTGA
- a CDS encoding winged helix-turn-helix domain-containing protein: MAIDHTSGAENGFPDDPEELLPADSVLSLDEYLAMHAAVGHRTRYEVLYRLVHGGDMSPTELEAAMDIDDSTLHYHLNELVDVGLVEKRQRTERGQDGLYTYYRATVFGEVVLADGVEDLIRGEREFETMYDSSAESDASD, translated from the coding sequence ATGGCGATCGACCACACGTCGGGGGCGGAGAACGGCTTCCCGGACGACCCGGAGGAGTTGCTGCCGGCGGACAGTGTCCTCTCGCTCGACGAGTACCTCGCTATGCACGCCGCTGTCGGCCACAGAACTCGGTACGAAGTCCTCTATCGACTGGTTCATGGAGGGGATATGAGCCCGACCGAACTCGAAGCGGCGATGGATATCGACGACAGCACGCTCCACTACCACCTCAACGAACTCGTCGACGTGGGTCTCGTCGAGAAGCGCCAGCGGACCGAACGCGGACAGGATGGACTCTACACGTACTACCGAGCGACCGTCTTCGGTGAAGTCGTGCTCGCCGACGGCGTCGAGGACCTGATCCGCGGCGAACGGGAGTTCGAAACCATGTACGACAGCTCCGCGGAATCCGACGCGAGTGACTGA